The Aphis gossypii isolate Hap1 chromosome 3, ASM2018417v2, whole genome shotgun sequence genome includes a region encoding these proteins:
- the LOC114120015 gene encoding uncharacterized protein LOC114120015: MCKEPAMDENPPVKNGDPMELSSDDIFGVMKNISMVKNGLMSYENDTIQIEIGNSDADEMFTIGDNDLSSFEKDLLDNVIGMAEEEVVTQYDETPTVKENFNKFIHKGKMLSERLQRIISKLQNIQLKTMSKCSTQEIYNVLQSQKSNAIKNIKSTLLKVQKRQSNPFLKTLLCDEIKDGEKVFGMLESQIKTVNEEYDSEATASGSESDTLGETSEEDLQTPNSCPIEKRNSWKWLHERASIAYRLTWLVNVMSDIEFKINFYNEALNRYSSHPYIQDQEEESGRRCFPYEPKTQHRMLMQPPLINLAAALKKGDKAKLNRINPCDCYGIDSCPTCVSLQRDSNDSGHFLSDTFHPVLSYSKDISLNVALSNELGKSSFHLKQKNKSSSDSNFNKYFVDRTPEQSPTISQVPPVKLQNAWPTRNDPITKFNRNQRQARKRRRIRYSKHKRNRMDEDYKYNSRRSSESICDDDDLDEAYDDDNYDSDPDYSPWFPRTGDKTYNAKREYDIDNIVIPYSIAAASKVEMVKYKEIVTPKWRIVKELDVDPVEFAATIPEPEVVEDLDDGKRSAHHEACEMEERMRFRTIKKQTERTHKNSGHCSSGENTSEAMSPLFESRSPMPTVEEEPDAGPSTQDWNQ; this comes from the coding sequence ATGTGCAAGGAACCAGCTATGGATGAGAATCCACCTGTAAAGAATGGAGATCCCATGGAACTTTCCTCGGATGACATATTTggtgtaatgaaaaatatttcaatggtCAAAAATGGCTTAATGTCTTATGAAAATGATACTATACAAATTGAAATTGGTAATAGTGATGCAGATGAAATGTTTACAATTGGAGATAATGATTTAAGTTCTTTTGAAAAAGATCTATTAGATAATGTTATTGGAATGGCTGAAGAAGAAGTTGTCACTCAATATGATGAAACGCCTACTgtaaaagaaaatttcaacaaatttaTACACAAAGGTAAAATGTTGAGTGAACGACTTCAAAGAATAATATCaaagttacaaaatatacaacttaAAACTATGAGCAAATGTTCCACTCAAGAAatctataatgtattacaatcACAAAAAAGTAAtgccattaaaaatatcaaatcaaCATTGCTCAAAGTTCAAAAAAGGCAATCTAAtccatttttgaaaactttactTTGTGATGAAATTAAAGATGGTGAAAAAGTCTTTGGAATGCTAGAGTCTCAAATTAAAACAGTAAATGAAGAATACGACTCGGAGGCAACAGCTAGTGGTTCAGAAAGTGATACGTTAGGAGAAACTAGTGAAGAAGATTTACAAACACCTAATAGTTGTCCCATAGAAAAAAGAAATTCTTGGAAATGGCTTCATGAACGGGCAAGTATTGCTTACCGATTAACTTGGTTGGTTAATGTTATGTCTGATATAgagtttaaaatcaatttttataatgaagcATTAAATCGATATTCTTCTCATCCATATATACAAGATCAGGAAGAAGAATCTGGTAGACGATGTTTTCCATATGAACCAAAAACTCAGCATAGAATGTTAATGCAACCTCCACTCATAAACTTGGCTGCTGCTTTAAAAAAAGGAGATAAAGCCAAATTAAATCGTATTAATCCCTGTGATTGTTATGGGATTGATTCTTGTCCTACTTGTGTAAGTCTTCAGCGCGATTCAAATGATTCTGGTCATTTTTTGAGCGATACTTTTCACCCAGTCCTATCATATTCTAAAGATATTTCGTTGAATGTTGCGTTATCTAATGAGTTAGGAAAATCATCATTTCAtctcaaacaaaaaaacaagtcTTCATctgattcaaattttaataaatattttgtagaccGGACACCTGAACAAAGTCCTACTATTAGTCAAGTTCCACctgttaaattacaaaatgctTGGCCTACTCGCAATGATCCAATTACTAAATTCAATCGAAATCAAAGGCAAGCAAGAAAAAGAAGACGTATACGTTATAGTAAACATAAAAGAAATAGAATGGAtgaagattataaatataacagtaGAAGAAGTAGTGAAAGTATTTGTGATGATGATGATCTTGATGAGGCTTATGATGATGACAATTATGACTCTGATCCAGATTATAGTCCTTGGTTCCCAAGAACAGGAGATAAAACTTACAATGCTAAGCGTGAGTATGATATTGACAACATTGTAATACCCTATAGTATTGCTGCTGCATCAAAAGTTGAAATGGTCAAGTATAAAGAAATAGTAACCCCTAAGTGGCGAATTGTCAAAGAATTAGATGTAGATCCAGTTGAATTTGCTGCAACAATTCCTGAACCAGAAGTTGTTGAAGATCTTGACGATGGTAAACGTAGTGCTCATCATGAAGCATGTGAAATGGAAGAACGAATGAGATTTAGGACTATAAAAAAGCAAACAGAGCGCACGCATAAGAATAGTGGTCATTGTAGTAGTGGTGAAAATACATCTGAAGCAATGTCACCACTATTTGAAAGTCGATCCCCAATGCCTACTGTTGAAGAGGAACCAGATGCAGGACCTAGTACTCAAGATTggaaccaataa
- the LOC114120018 gene encoding calcium and integrin-binding protein 1-like, whose amino-acid sequence MGQKSSQFSAEELNDYQDLTYFTKKEVLIAHEKFKSLAPEKVGHNKNAKLALNKVLKLPELAANPFGERMCQIFSSSQDGDCTFEDFLDMMSVFSTMAPADVKAEHVFRIFDFDGDDMLGVGDIKKVIQCLVGEQNIFNDNDLKRLVQKIFEEVDFDDDGALSFSEFEHVTDMCPDFVKMFNIKL is encoded by the exons atgggCCAAAAATCTAGTCAATTCTCTGCTGAAGAGTTAAATGACTATCAG gatctcacttattttacaaaaaaagaagttttgat tgcACATGAAAAGTTCAAATCTTTAGCCCCTGAAAAAGTGGGACATAATAAGAATGCTAAATTAGCACTAAACAAGGTCCTAAAGCTTCCTGAATTAGCAGCTAATCCTTTTGGTGAACGTATGTGTCAAATATTCAGTTCTAGTCAAGATGGAGATTGTACATTTGAAGATTTTTTAGATATGATGTCAGTATTTAGTACTATGGCACCTGCAGATGTAAAGGCTGAACATGTCTTTAGAATTTTTG ATTTTGATGGTGATGACATGTTGGGTGTCGGagacataaaaaaagtaattcaaTGTTTAGTTGGAGaacaaaatatctttaatgaTAATGATCTTAAACGTTtggtacaaaaaatatttgaagaagTAGATTTTGATGATGATGGCGCTCTTTCGTTTTCTGAATTCGAACATGTAACTGACATGTGTCCTGATTTTGTGAa